Genomic segment of Burkholderia pyrrocinia:
CGTGAAGGCGTGCAGGTTGACGCCGTACAGGATGAGTCCGAACGCGCCGCCGGCGAGAAACGCGGCCCCGAGCGACATGTTCCGGACCACCTTCGCCAGCAAGGCCGCATACGCAAGCGACAGAGCGGCGTGCACGAGCGTCGCGACACCCATGACCAGCGGATCGAAGCCGGCGGACGAGCCGAGCACGCCGCGCCCCATCACGATGGCTGCGGTCAAGCGCGCGTCGCGAAACAGGTTCCGAATGGCGTCGTCGCCAACGATCGACCAGAGCAGCAGTTCGATGACGGTCGACCCGACTGCCGCGCCAAACGCTGCCCAGAGGATCGGAACCGGACTGGTTTCTTTCAATTGGCGTCCCCATGGCGACCGGCTGACGCATCGAAACGGCGGGCGACCCACCCGCTCCGATTCCGGTCCGGCAACGTTTGCCCGCGACACCGAACCGGGCGGCCACGCAAAATTACGACGCCCCTTCGCAGTCCGTCCAGTACGCAAACGGATCGCGATGTTTGGGATAGTTCTCGTCAAGCCATTGCAGCAACGTCGCGCGGGCATTGTCCATATCTGCCTTCAGCGACGAAGTCGTCAATTCATGCACTTCGAGGGACTTTTCCCGATCGATCACGAAGCAGTTCCAGTCGGGGCCATCGAGATCCGGATCGTCGGACGCCTTCGACGACTTTCCCCAGCCGAACCCCTTGCGAGCATCGATGTAGTACCGCGGGTTCACTTTCAGATACGACATCTCGCCGCCCTGCAGGCTGCTCTCCGCGCGCAGGACATCGTGTCCGTCGACGATCTGCGTGACTTCCGGAAGCCGGCGCGAGCGCCATCCGGCAGGCAGCCTGGCGATGGCCTGAACGCTGTCATACGCCCCCCACTCCAGACCCCACGCTTCGGCCATGCGCTTCATGAACGCATCCGCACCCGGATAGCCGCGCAACTGGATTCTGGTCGACAGCGTCACTTCAACTCGACCGCTGGCGTCGACGGACACATCGTCACCCGCCGCGTCGAACGGGTTGCCAGGGCGTGACGCGCTCTTCGCGTCCGCGGGCGCAATGCCCGAGAACAACTGATCAAGCGCTGCACGCGCTTTCGACGACTTGTCTGGTCTGTTCATCGTTGACCTCCTGTGCATCCGAACGGCTGCAAAATTGCTCGATTCTTGTTCATCTCTCCAACCTCATCGTTTTCCGCGGTCGCATTGTCGACGATCCTGCGGCCCATCTCCATGACCACACGCACAGGCCCCGAATGCCCCGCCGAAGCAGGCCACCACGGCCCCACCCTCTAACTCCGTTCTCCCAACGCCGCCCGCATCCGCTCCATCAACGCGAGCACCTCCTGCCGATTCTCCCCCTTCGCATGCACGAAGTGATACCGGAGCAACGAATCGACCTCATGGCGGCTCACCCGAACGAGCGCGCTGCGCTTCAGATACGCGTCCGCGAGCGGCGTCCGCGCCAACGCCACGCCGAGCCCCGCTTCAGCCGCCGCCAGCACCGGGTTGTAATCCTCGAAACGGCGATCCTGCGCACGCGGCTTGAACGGAATGCCCAGCGCGTCGAACCAGGTGCGCCATCCGGTCACGTCGGAATCGTGCAGCAGCGGCATCTCGGGCAGCGCGGCATCGCCGCGCGGCGGCGCACCTTTGCCAGTTGCGCGGCGAGCCACGGATGCGCGACCGGATAAAGCCGCTCCGGCATGAACGCGCGGGTTTCGAGCTGCCGCCAGTTGCCGCGGCCATACCGGATCGACCGATCCGCTTCGCCGCCGGCGATATCCACGTTGCGAAGCTCGATGCCGAGCTCGATGCGCAACGCAGGCGCTTCGCTCTCGAGCGCCTGCTGCCGCTCGAGCAGCCACAACTGCGCGAACGCCGGCACCACGCTCATCCTGACCAGTCGCGGCGTACGCGGCGAACGCCACTGATCGGCCGCGCTGTCGATGATCGCGAACGCCTGTTCGATCCGGCCGACGAAGCGCTGCCCGTCCGGCGTCAGTCGTACGCCGCGTGCATGACGTTCGAACAACGCCATGCCCAGCCAGTTTTCCACGGCGGCCACCCGCCGGCTGATCGCGCCGTGCGTCACGCCGGAGACGTCGGCGGCCGCCAGAAACGCGCCCTGACGCGCAACCGTACACACGGTCTCCAGGCTGGCGAGCGGCGGCCGCGGGCCGGGCGCCGACGCTGCAACCGGCAGCGCATCCGCAATCTGACGCGCACGCGCCGGACCGTCGGCTCGCCGCCGAACCGAGCTGCGAGCCATGGTCATACCCGGATGTTGATCCGTGCGCTAGCTTAGCATCTTGCAACACCGCACCCTTGCCGCATGAATACCCTTTCCTCACCGTCGTCGCGCGGCGCGCGACAACCGCTTGTCGCGGCAGGCGCGGTCGCGGCCTGTTGGCGATTGCAGGCGTGGTCTTCGTCGCCTTGCGCGGACGTTCGCAGGATCGCGGCTGCATCGGATGACCTTACCTGCCCGACGATCCCGCAGCGGGCAGGTCCAGGCGACCCCGACATGTGCGAAGCCGATCGGATTGTTCGGGCCGTCGACCTGCGCCAGTTCGTCGACGTCGTCGGGCTTGACCGTTAGTTGCATACGAGACATGTCGCGCTCGATGAAGCTTTTCCATGAACCGGGGCGCGCGATTGCGAGTGTCCAAACTGTGCAGACAAATCGACCGAACAGTTCCCGACTGACCGCGCATCAGTGTCCATGGCTTCGCCCCCGCGACCGGCCGAATAATGGATGCGGCCGTAAGGCCATCGACCGCGAACCGCAGCCTGGCCCGCCACGGCGCACGATCTCCGGCATCCGGAACCTTCGACATCCGGGTGCCGAACCGTGCCGTGCCCGCCCCGTTACGCGATTCGCCGCAGCGCGCAAAATCGGCTTCAGATATATTCATACGAATTGCATGGCGTCAGGCGTCGTCCACCCGCTCGCCCGGGCGGCCCGTCCCAGGGCCGGACGCGATGCAAGTGAAGCCCATGATGGGTATGGAGACTCGTCCGATCGCCCCGGCCCGCAGCCGGCCGGTCGGGACGTCAATAGAAAGACATTCAATTCGGAGATGGCAGATGGAACGAAGCATTGTCGGCATGCGCTGCAAACCCCTGATCACCGTTGCACTGGCTGCCGCCGCGTTTGCGGCCGCATCGACCGCGATGGCCGACCAGGTCGTGAAGATCGGCAGCGTCGAACCGACGACGGGCGGCATCTCGCACCTCGGCAAGGACAACGAGAACGGCGCGCGCCTCGCGGTCGAGGAAATCAATGCGAAGGGGCTGACGATCGGCGGCAAGAAGATCACGCTGCAGCTCGACGCGCAGGATGACGCGGCCGACCCGCGCCAGGCGACGCAGGTCGCGCAGAAGCTCGTCGACGACAAGGTCGTCGCCGTCATCGGCCACCTGAACTCGGGCACGTCGATCCCGGCATCGAAGATCTACAGCGACGCCGGCATCGTGCAGATCTCGCCGTCGGCCACGAACCCGACCTACACGCTGCAAGGCTTCAAGACGACCTACCGCGTCGTCGCGACCGACGCGCAGCAGGGCCCGGCGCTCGCGAGCTATGCGCAGGCGAAGGGCGTGAAGAGCGTGGCGGTGGTCGACGATTCGACCGCCTACGGCCAGGGCCTCGCGAACGAGTTCGAGAAGAAGGCGAAGGCGCTCGGCCTGAAGGTGCTGTCGCACGACGCGACCAACGACAAGGCGGTCGACTTCCGCGCGATTCTCACGAAGATCAAGGGCGAGAACCCCGACGCGATCATGTACGGCGGCATGGACGCCACCGGCGGCCCGCTCGCGAAGCAGGCGAAGCAGCTCGGCCTGCGCGCGAAGATCCTGTCCGGCGACGGCGTGTGCACCGACTCGCTGGCCGAACTGGCCGGCCCGGCAGCCGACAACGTGCTGTGCTCGCAGGCCGGCGCCGCGCTCGAGAAGATGCCGGGCGGCGCGGCGTTCGTCGCCAAGTACGAGAAGCGCTTCAACCAGGGCATCAAGTTCGATGCGCCGTTCGCGTATGACGCGGTCTACATCGCCGTCGACGCGATGAAGCGCGCGAACTCGACGGATCCGGCGAAGATCCTCGCGGCGATGCCGGCGACGAAGTACGACGGCGTGATCGGCACGACGACGTTCGATTCGAAGGGCGACCTGACGCACGGGATCATCTCGATCTACGGCTACAAGGGCGGCAAGAAGTCCTTCCTCGACCAGGTCAAGATGTAACCCGCGTTGGCGCCGGCACGACGGGAACGCCACCCGTCGGCGCCGGCGCCGCGCGGGCCGATTTCTGATTCACGGAGACGAAGCAACATGTGTGCAATGGCGTATACCGAATTTCAGCAGGAGTTGAGAAAAGCGCAACTGACGTCGCGCGAGTTCGCGCGTCTGATCCGGATGAACGAAAGCTCGATCACGAACTATTCGAGCAAGGGCACGGTCCCGTCCCATCTCGCGGTCATCGCGAAGCTGATCGGCGCGCTGGCCGCGCACGAAATCGACTTCCGGCGCGTGATCCGGCAGATGCGGATCGAGCCGAAACGGCCGCGCGGCGTCGGCGCGTTTCCCGCGGCCGACAAGCCGCGTGCGCGGAAACCCGCGAAAGCCGATTCCTGAGTCTTTCGCATGCGTCGACAGCGGCACGGAGCGTGCCGCTCGGCGCGCGATGTCGTCACACGGGCAGCGCAGCGCACGCCGCCCGACGTCACCCCGCCGCACGAACGTGATCGAGCAACGCCTGCAGCGGATGACGCAACTGCGTCGACGACATGCGCTTCACCTGGCTGCGACATGAATACCCGGTCGCCAGCGCCTCGCCTTGATCCTCCGGCGCATCGACGTGCGCCGCCCACGACTGCGAATAGATCGTCTTCGACGTCTGCAGGTTGCGCGCCTCGTGCCCATAGGTACCGGACATCCCGCAGCACCCGGTCGCCTGGACCTGCAAGCGCAGCCCGCGCCGCGCGAACACCTGCGCCCATTGCTTGCCGCTGTCGGGCGCATTGGTCTTCTCGGTACAGTGCGGCAGCAGCCGGTATGCACCGGATACGCCGCCCGCGCCGGTTTCCGGCAGCGCCTGCAGCAGCCATTCCTGCGGCAGCGCAACCTTCGGCACATCGGTAAGCCCCGTCACCTTCAGGTATTCCTGCCGATACGTGAGCGTCATCGCCGGATCGAGGCCGACCAGCGCGACGCCCGAGCGCGCCAGCGCGGCCAGTTGCGTGGCGTTACGAATCGCCGCCTTCTCGAACGCCTGCAGAAAGCCCTGCACATGCAGCGCCTTGCCGTTCGGCGCGAGCGGCGCGAGCCACACCTGAAAGCCCACGCGCGCCGCCAGTTCGATCAGCGTCGCCAGTTGCCCGGTATCGAAATAGCGCGTGAACGTGTCCTGCACGATGACGACGCTGCGCGCGCGCTGCGCGTCGCTCAGCGCCGCGAGCGCGTGCGGGTCGGCCGGCTTCACGCGCCATTGCCGGATCACGGCCGCGAGATCGAAGCGGCTCAGCAGCGGGCTGTCGACCATGCCGACCTGCCGCTCCAGCAGCGTGCGCACCCATCCCGCGCGCATCAGCCCGTTGTACAGCGCGGGCACCCGCGCCATCCACGGCATCGTGAATTCGAGCGACCCGATCAGGTAGTCGCGCAGCGGCCGCTGATAACGACGGTGATACAGCTCCAGAAAG
This window contains:
- a CDS encoding sodium:proline symporter; amino-acid sequence: MKETSPVPILWAAFGAAVGSTVIELLLWSIVGDDAIRNLFRDARLTAAIVMGRGVLGSSAGFDPLVMGVATLVHAALSLAYAALLAKVVRNMSLGAAFLAGGAFGLILYGVNLHAFTAIFPWFIPVRGVITLVAHLVFGITAAAVYRLARR
- a CDS encoding nitroreductase, with amino-acid sequence MNRPDKSSKARAALDQLFSGIAPADAKSASRPGNPFDAAGDDVSVDASGRVEVTLSTRIQLRGYPGADAFMKRMAEAWGLEWGAYDSVQAIARLPAGWRSRRLPEVTQIVDGHDVLRAESSLQGGEMSYLKVNPRYYIDARKGFGWGKSSKASDDPDLDGPDWNCFVIDREKSLEVHELTTSSLKADMDNARATLLQWLDENYPKHRDPFAYWTDCEGAS
- a CDS encoding branched-chain amino acid ABC transporter substrate-binding protein, whose amino-acid sequence is MERSIVGMRCKPLITVALAAAAFAAASTAMADQVVKIGSVEPTTGGISHLGKDNENGARLAVEEINAKGLTIGGKKITLQLDAQDDAADPRQATQVAQKLVDDKVVAVIGHLNSGTSIPASKIYSDAGIVQISPSATNPTYTLQGFKTTYRVVATDAQQGPALASYAQAKGVKSVAVVDDSTAYGQGLANEFEKKAKALGLKVLSHDATNDKAVDFRAILTKIKGENPDAIMYGGMDATGGPLAKQAKQLGLRAKILSGDGVCTDSLAELAGPAADNVLCSQAGAALEKMPGGAAFVAKYEKRFNQGIKFDAPFAYDAVYIAVDAMKRANSTDPAKILAAMPATKYDGVIGTTTFDSKGDLTHGIISIYGYKGGKKSFLDQVKM
- a CDS encoding XRE family transcriptional regulator — translated: MCAMAYTEFQQELRKAQLTSREFARLIRMNESSITNYSSKGTVPSHLAVIAKLIGALAAHEIDFRRVIRQMRIEPKRPRGVGAFPAADKPRARKPAKADS